The Lactuca sativa cultivar Salinas chromosome 2, Lsat_Salinas_v11, whole genome shotgun sequence genome includes a window with the following:
- the LOC111883997 gene encoding superoxide dismutase [Mn], mitochondrial: MALRTLVSSGKTLGRFSRFQQQIRGLQTFTLPDLAYDYGALEPVISGEIMQLHHQKHHQTYITNYNKALEQLDDAIAKGDASTAVKLQSAIKFNGGGHVNHSIFWKNLAPTSEGGGEAPHGSLGWAIDQHFGSMEKLIAKMNAEGAAVQGSGWVWLAVDKELKRLVVETTANQDPLVTKGATLVPLLGIDVWEHAYYLQYKNVRPDYLKNIWKVINWKYASQVYEKECP; the protein is encoded by the exons ATGGCTCTTCGAACACTAGTCAGTAGTGGGAAAACCCTAGGTCGATTCTCCAGGTTCCAGCAACAGATTCGTGGACTGCAGACGTTTACGCTTCCGGATCTCGCCTACGATTATGGCGCTCTGGAGCCGGTGATTAGCGGAGAGATTATGCAGCTCCatcaccaaaaacaccaccaGACTTACATTACCAACTACAATAAGGCTCTCGAGCAGCTTGATGACGCCATCGCTAAGGGTGATGCCTCCACTGCCGTCAAATTGCAGAGCGCCATTAAGTTCAATGGCGGAG GTCATGTGAATCACTCAATTTTTTGGAAGAATCTTGCTCCTACAAGT GAAGGTGGTGGTGAGGCACCACATGGTTCTTTGGGGTGGGCTATTGACCAACACTTTGGTTCAATGGAAAAGTTGATTGCCAAGATGAATGCTGAAGGTGCTGCTGTGCAGGGGTCTGGATGGGTG TGGCTTGCAGTGGACAAGGAGTTGAAAAGGCTTGTGGTTGAGACAACTGCAAACCAG GACCCCCTGGTTACAAAAGGTGCAACTTTGGTTCCTCTGCTTGGCATAGACGTTTGGGAGCATGCATACTACTTACAG TACAAAAATGTAAGACCAGATTATTTGAAGAATATTTGGAAAGTCATCAACTGGAAGTATGCAAGCCAAGTCTATGAGAAAGAATGCCCTTAA
- the LOC111883991 gene encoding beta-fructofuranosidase, soluble isoenzyme I: MVLLCGFPASDPNGPLFHMGWYHLFYQYNPYAPIWGNMSWGHAVTKDMINWFELPVALTPTEWYDFEGVLSGSTTALPNGQIFALYTGNANDFSQLQCKAVPVNMSDPLLVEWVKYEDNPILYTPPGIGLKDYRDPSTVWTGPDGKHRMIMGTKINRTGLVLVYHTTDFVNYVMLDEPLHSVPNTDMWECVDFYPVSTINDSALDIAAYGSDIKHVIKESWEGHGMDWYSIGTYDAMKDKWTPDNPELDVGIGLRVDYGRFFASKSLYDPLKKRRVTWGYVAESDSADQDLNRGWATIYNVARTVVLDRKTRTHLLHWPVEEIETLRSDVHEFKEIGLEPGSIVPLDIGQATQLDIVATFEVDPKSLSLTSDTNGEYGCTTSSGATDRGILGPFGIAVLADEARSELTPVYFYIAKSNDGGVTTHFCTDKLRSSLDYDGERVVYGSSVPVLDGEELTMRLLVDHSVVEGFAMGGRIVMTSRVYPTKAIYDGAKIFLFNNATGTSVKASLKIWQMGYARVQPYPF, from the exons ATGGTTTTGCTGTGTGGATTCCCTGCTTCAGATCCCAATG GGCCATTATTTCACATGGGTTGGTACCATCTTTTCTATCAATACAATCCGTACGCTCCAATATGGGGCAATATGTCATGGGGTCACGCCGTGACCAAAGACATGATCAACTGGTTCGAGCTTCCTGTTGCCTTGACCCCAACCGAATGGTATGATTTCGAGGGAGTCCTATCTGGGTCCACCACTGCCCTCCCCAATGGTCAAATCTTTGCATTGTATACAGGAAATGCAAACGATTTCTCGCAACTACAATGCAAAGCTGTTCCTGTGAACATGTCTGACCCACTCCTTGTAGAGTGGGTCAAATACGAGGATAACCCAATCCTATACACTCCACCAGGGATTGGGTTAAAGGACTATCGAGACCCGTCTACAGTCTGGACGGGTCCCGATGGAAAACATCGGATGATCATGGGCACTAAGATAAATCGTACCGGACTTGTACTTGTTTACCATACAACCGATTTTGTAAACTACGTGATGTTGGACGAGCCTTTACATTCGGTTCCCAATACTGATATGTGGGAATGTGTTGACTTTTATCCTGTGTCAACAATCAATGATAGCGCGCTTGATATTGCTGCCTATGGCAGCGATATCAAGCACGTGATTAAAGAAAGTTGGGAGGGACACGGGATGGATTGGTATTCCATTGGGACATATGATGCAATGAAGGATAAGTGGACCCCGGATAATCCGGAACTAGACGTGGGTATTGGGTTGCGGGTCGATTACGGGAGGTTTTTTGCATCGAAGAGTCTTTATGACCCGTTGAAGAAACGGAGGGTCACCTGGGGTTATGTTGCAGAATCGGACAGTGCAGATCAGGACCTTAATAGAGGATGGGCTACTATTTAC AATGTTGCAAGAACTGTGGTGCTAGATAGAAAAACCAGAACCCATCTACTTCATTGGCCCGTTGAGGAAATCGAGACTTTGAGATCCGATGTTCATGAATTCAAAGAGATTGGGCTCGAACCTGGTTCGATCGTTCCACTTGATATTGGTCAGGCTACACAG tTAGACATAGTTGCGACATTTGAGGTGGATCCAAAGTCATTAAGCCTGACAAGTGACACAAACGGTGAATATGGTTGCACCACAAGCTCGGGTGCAACCGATAGGGGAATTTTGGGACCATTTGGGATTGCGGTTCTTGCTGACGAGGCACGTTCAGAATTAACACCGGTTTATTTCTACATTGCAAAAAGTAATGATGGTGGTGTCACAACACATTTTTGTACCGATAAGCTAAg GTCATCACTGGATTATGATGGAGAGAGAGTGGTATATGGGAGCAGTGTACCTGTTCTTGATGGTGAAGAACTCACAATGAGGTTACTG GTGGATCATTCGGTAGTGGAGGGGTTTGCAATGGGAGGAAGGATAGTAATGACATCAAGAGTGTATCCCACAAAGGCAATATACGATGGAGCAAAGATCTTCTTGTTCAACAATGCAACTGGAACAAGTGTGAAGGCATCTCTCAAGATCTGGCAAATGGGTTATGCACGAGTTCAACCttaccctttttaa
- the LOC111883996 gene encoding uncharacterized protein LOC111883996: protein MVSLCPTTLSSPFHSKTLKLNSYPQNANHRPFSLLPLSAVASRSGYETERGFDFEIGDTFFRHESATGRDLGVLAAALYKKKNDNLRVLDAMCGCGIRSLRYLSEAQADFVLANDANEDCNGVIVSNLSTVSSEEEGRWKVIHSVANRVLAERYVERDYFDFIDVDSFGSDSSFFRCAFDVVKLGGLLYVTSTDGFSSGGHRPNHSLAAYGAYIRPLPYSNEIGLRMLIGGAVREASVLGYHVSPLFSYYSYHGPVFRVLLRVNRGKPPHGMHYGFICYCDCCGNSQAISWDKLGQIKCPCGSDVPDSLVVCGPLWTGPLHCAEFLAEMLSLAGEWGWVGNDTINDLDKLLKRMIDESNPDLSFGFIKLDEIASRAKVNSPPIVTVMNAIHQEGYGVSRSHISNNAIKTNCPMSECIRIVKGLQQQQL, encoded by the exons ATGGTATCTCTGTGTCCAACAACCCTATCATCCCCTTTccactccaaaaccctaaaactcaattcATATCCGCAAAACGCTAACCACAGACCATTTAGTCTTCTCCCTCTCTCCGCTGTCGCTTCGAGGTCTGGCTATGAAACCGAAAGGGGTTTCGATTTTGAAATCGGAGACACCTTCTTCAGGCACGAAAGTGCTACCGGCCGGGATCTCGGTGTTCTCGCTGCTGCTCTATATAAGAAGAAAAACGATAACCTACGAGTTCTTGATGCAATGTGCGGTTGTGGAATTCGATCCCTGCGTTACTTATCTGAAGCCCAAGCGGATTTCGTGTTGGCCAACGACGCAAATGAAGATTGCAACGGTGTTATAGTATCGAATTTATCGACAGTTTCGAGTGAGGAGGAGGGGAGGTGGAAGGTGATTCATTCAGTTGCGAATCGAGTTTTGGCGGAGAGATATGTGGAGAGGGATTATTTCGATTTCATTGATGTTGATTCGTTTGGGAGTGATTCCAGTTTCTTCAGGTGTGCATTTGATGTTGTTAAGCTTGGTGGATTGCTTTACGTTACGTCAACCGACGGGTTCTCTTCCGGTGGCCATCGTCCTAACCA TTCTTTAGCTGCTTATGGAGCGTATATTCGGCCGCTGCCATACTCAAATGAAATCGGGTTACGGATGCTAATAGGAGGTGCAGTGCGTGAGGCTTCTGTTTTGGGTTATCATGTATCACCACTTTTCTCATATTATTCATATCATGGTCCTGTCTTCAGAGTTTTGCTACGTGTAAACCGAGGAAAGCCGCCCCATGGCAT GCATTATGGGTTTATCTGCTACTGTGATTGTTGTGGAAACTCTCAAGCTATTTCATGGGACAAGCTTGGTCAGATAAAGTGTCCTTGTGGATCAGAT GTCCCTGATTCACTGGTTGTTTGCGGGCCACTTTGGACAGGGCCTCTTCATTGTgcagagtttcttgcagaaatgCTTAGTTTGGCAGGAGAATGGGGATGGGTGGGCAATGACACCATAAATGATCTTGATAAGCTGTTGAAGCGGATGATTGATGAAAGTAATCCCGATTTATCATTTGGTTTCATCAAACTTGATGAG ATAGCAAGTCGTGCTAAGGTCAATTCTCCTCCTATTGTGACAGTAATGAATGCCATTCACCAG GAGGGATATGGTGTTAGTAGATCCCACATTTCGAATAATGCGATCAAGACAAATTGTCCCATGTCGGAGTGTATTAGGATCGTGAAGGGACTCCAACAGCAACAGCTGTGA